The sequence GTCACCTTGTCTCAGACCTCTGCTCACTGAGAAAAAACCATGTGGTCCACCATTAATCATTACTAAAAATTTTGCTGATTCAAACAAGATTTGTAACCAGTGACACCAAGATTTGGAGAAGCCATACTTGTATAAGACTTGAAATAAGAAGTTCCAATTAACTAAATCATATGCTTGGGAGACATCAAGTTTTAATGCTacatttcttcctcttctctttttCCTCATTTCATTCACCAATTTAGATGCTAAGATGATTTGCTCTTGTATACTTCTGCCTTTAATATAAGCCACCTGCTGAGGACTTATAAGCTTTATCATCAGAAAACCCATTCTTGTATTGATTATTTTGGTAATTATCTTGAAATTGACATTGctaagaccaattggtctgaaatgATTAGGAGATTTAGCACCTTCAATTTTCGGAAGTAGAACAAGAAAATTTGAGTTGAGTCCCTTTGGTATGAATCTTCTTTTCCAGCAGAATTGAATGGCATGAAGAACATCATCTTGAATAATATCCCAGCAAGCTCTATAAAGTAAACTAGAGAAACCATCTGGATCTGGAGAGCTTTCAGGATCCATACCAAAAACAACTTCTTTTATTTCATCTGAAGTTGGAATTGCATCAAGCATTTGTTGATCTTGTTCAGTAATAACCTCTGGGATAACTTCAAGAAGAGAATCAGCTTCTTCAGCttcttgaaattgaaatttatgcTCAAAATGATTTACTAAAGTTTCAACAATCTTTTTATGATCTGAGATTATGTCACCATTACTGTCTTCCAGCTCACTAATGAAATTTATTGATTGTCTAATCTTCAAATTAGTATGGAAAAAGCTAGTATTAGCTGACCCCTCCTTGACCCATTTTGTTCTAGTTTTTTGTTGTAACATAGTTTTGAATTGTACCTCTATGGAATTATAAGTATTTTCAGCGATAACCAAATTTTCTAAAAGTTCAGTGTCAGCAGGATTGTTGTCTGATAACTGCATTGCTCTCTTAACTTCTTCCTCAGCTTCTTTAATTTTGACATTTACATTAccaaacacactccaattccaATCTCTCAGAATATGTTTTAACTTTTTCAATTTTTGTAGTAAAACAAAAGGAGGATCACCTGCAACATGTTCATTCCAGCATTTAGAAACCAACTCCATGAATCCAGGATGAGTTAACCaaattttctgaaatttttaaaaggaatatttgaaggctTGGGAATGCTTACACTTCCTCCTAACAGAGGTGCATGATCAGAGGCAATTCTCAACCCAACTTTATAACCCCAATCTGAATGTTTTTGAAACCACAAATGATAATAAACTGCTCTGTCTAAATTACTCAAAATTCTCTTATTGTCGTGTCGACAATTAGACTAGGAAAATTGAAGACCAGATTTTGGAGCCTGTATTAATCATAATTGTCAAGACAAGTGTTAAATTCTTGCATAACTCTTCTATTATCAGCTCTGCCACCAACCTTTTCTTCAGAAGAAACAATAGAGTTGAAATCTCCTATAGCAAGCCAAGGTTGCTTTAACTCACTAATTTGCTCCGTCTCACTCCATAAAAATATTCTTTGGACTACACCCACATGAGCATGAATTCCAGATACAAGAACACCTCCAATGCTAACAGTAATCATCTGACTAGACATTGAAATCACAGATGGTTTTGGCAATGTTTTATTccaaaaaatccatatgttaccTTTTTTATTATAAACTGAATTGTGAATAACTTTATTTTGCATAACAGGAAGATTCAATTTATTGCAGAAGGAAGCACTACAAACAACTTTAGGTTCAGCTACAAAAACTAATGAAGGATGAAATTGATTGATTAGAGATCACAACTTATTTTGAGCCCTAGATCTTCTAAGGCCCCCAAGGTTCCAAAATAGAACTTTAATTGTAAAGATTGAAGGGCCTTTGTACCTCCCTTGCTTTgattatttctaaaattatatttAACTGGAACTTGTTGAGAATTTACCTTAGGTACTGTATTTGTTGATACACTAAAAGAAGTAGCTACATTAGTTGCAACATGTTTCTGAATTACTTTGGACCAAGTAGTAGTTGGAACCCTTCCTTCTGATACAACTCCATTCTTACCATTTATATATTTGATTACACTCTTTTCCAAGGTATTGTCTTCAACTATTTATAGCACTTTTGAATGAGTTAGAATTTCATATCTTCATGAATATTGATAGTATTATCTTCAGCATTCTCTACAGGAAGAGAGCCAAACATCCCAGAAGTAATTTCAATATTATTATTTGCTGGTTGAAAGAATTTTGGTGATTGTAGTATTTGAGTGGGAGGTGGgcatatatcaaaaaaaaatcatgcagTAATTCCCTTACTTACAAAATGAGACTTAGGTGATGTAGACTTTGTAGAATTAATGCTTTTATCTTCTTCGTGTACTTGTTTAGAATCATATTTGTCTTGAATCTTCATTGAAGTAGAACCAAATAGAGGAGAGTTGATGTTATTTTGTTGATTACTTGCTTCTTGTGCTACCTTCTTAACTATGCATTCAGACTGAAGACGACCTACAATCTTGCAATGATGGAAGAATTTAGGCAGATTAGTAAGTAACACATTCTGCATAAAACCTCCAAGTTTTGTTTTGATCCAAAGTTTATGTGGCACCTTCTTTTCCAAATCAATATTAACTAAAACTCTTGCATATAAACCACTTTCAAAATTTAAGGTAGCTTCATCCACTTTAACAGGAGTACCCAAAGCCTCAAAAATTGTGAAAAGTGTTTGTTCATCCCAGTACTCCAAGATCAGTCCAGGAAGATGAACCCAAATGTTGGCACAAGAAGTGCGATGATATTCTGGGGGAAAATTAGCTATCCATTTTCGGATCCATAAATCTTGATGACGAACTTCCCATTTTCCAGCTTTGATATAGCTCTGATCCTGCTCATTATCAAGTTTTATCGTGAAGAATCCTTTTTCTAATGGAATCATTTTGCATTGACTAACTAATTTCTACTGACTTTTTAGATCTAAAAATGCTTCAGAAAATTTTACACGAACTAAATCTAGTCGACCAATTAAAGAAAATTTCCATACTGCGCATCTATCATCAGTACCTTTTATAAGATCTATTGAAGGACTTTCCTCAACAGGAGTGTTAAGATCAACTAAATGATTGAGATCAAGATTAGAAGAACCCATTTCTGGGTTTGAAAAAGTTTCCATAAAAATTAATGAAAACTACCTGAATTAATGACTAAACCCTAACACCTGAAGAAGAATTTAACACCAATCATTAAAGTTTAGATTGAAATAACCTGAATTAACGACAAGGAACGCAGAAGTGAATGAATCTGATCGCTGAAAAATGAAAACCGAGAAGAAAAAATTTTCCGAGTTGTTCCCCCGAGTTGCAGAGCTTAACTCGCCCGAGTTCTGTTAACCGAAAGATCCCTCACTTGAGACttaacatatgtgcctcaaccatcttacaatatTATCTTCGTACATGTTTTtctgaacctaatgatatccatacagaagctcagttgttagaaacccatcctatggttgatgtggttaacccaggatatgataccgagtttgactttgtttttccgccaaaaacttttcttctaattgtgggaacgcataaatttcagatgtatcagatattaagttttgaggcaaaacctaattactttaggagattagaatcaatacattttcttaagaatgactaccaCTTTAATTATGGTCAactatgtgagtcaaatctgtttgactttgaggatccccaattattcaggttagtattatgtgcttctaacttcttaattgagtttttccagactcttcaacctGACCTTGAAGATCTTGCCTTTGAGGAAATCTAGTTCATAGAAAGTTATCTGGATCCTTTTATAGAGCCTGGACCTataaaccacaactagatgtagttgtcttaaacaaaaaatTAGATAAGGGTGTGTTCGATATATTCTTGGTCTATTGTAGTTTTCTATTattttgggtaacactttttgatatacacgacccacaattattccggttATTGCTGTAtaattctatgaggtgattaattctttccaatgtctggctgaagactttaaacttaacacctTTTGGGAGGTAATCCATGCccatgcaacacgataatatctttcctcatTTCCTTTCattcgagtggtaacagtttctccttgttcatggtgttaatttcatctttagagcattgaggacaatgctagatttaagtttgggggtatgggaaaagtttttagttgcattataaactccagagcctagaaacttgtgccaattaaggatagcactaaccaatctaagtatatggaagcatcttggttgtaggagttgaggaacctaaaaataaagcctattcataaaagcacagagctcaggtgttagaaataacatggtagtttcaccatatctcgttgagttcttattactttttgtttttattttatttgtaaaatTATATGTTTATCTAAGTGATTTAGTGGGGCACATGCATCGAATTATTACCACCACTGGGATGATATAAAGTGATTAAGTACGCgtgaaagaaaaaatattattataaagtagaccagaccatcagaccaaccagaataaattattcaataaaatcgaccgttgatttccttgtatatgccagctgagttgatctagcaTTAGGATTATCAACCACCGGTTTCCTTGTATATGCCTGTTGTGATGATATtagttcagaccagtatctcagtccattaggataggttcatcatGGCAGTGGCCTCCAggtagatatgggaaacaccgttcatctTAGTCAACATCgtaaaccatctatgtttttctatatatccatcttcttaatctattcacgTGATTTGTTCGATTCCGAGTATAgatgcaactatctgagtaaagCTATGTGATTTATGTAGTCAaagagagtatgccaaccaaggagattgttTAGTGCCGTTCCAAGGTTCTACATAGGTAGCTAGGTTTGGAGTAAAAacttttgtgggtatacctcttgtaaaccctctcgggactataactcggccactcgGGCCACCTatggggtttaaaggcttattgcacatgctaagtgcaatcgcgatgcctgcgacagtgagttgggattttattttctagattttctcgaggactagcaaataataagtttgggggtatttgatagacacatttttgtgtctgaattgttctCAGTTTTGTattattagtgcttgattttgtacttattatggtgtattATGTTTGTATaagtgtgaaaaagcgggggtctaacaaccacacccaatatttcgcttaggcaatctgtatggactaactccaatataattccaagagaattaactagacagtcagactcaatcgaggaaatatatccaagacttatatctctatttatcaaatcaatctgcaatcgaacagataggaatctgtgagccggatcaatatgagaaataacttggatggtaccaaagaccaatatccaagcgtcaatcaatttcaatcaacaaccaaaggttgaatttaccaattgattgaactatgcacaacccgtgatatttcaattatatagaaaatataatgcggaaaagaaataacatagacaccaaaagttttgttaacgaggaaacagcaaatgcagaaaaaccccatgacctagtccagatttgaacaccacactgtattaagccgccacagactctttcctactacaagttaacttcggactaaaatgtagttgagccctaaccaatctcacactgattaaggtacagtcgcgttccttacgcctctgaatcccaacaggattctatgtacttgattccattagctgatctcacccacaactaagagttgctacggcccaaagtcaaagacttgataaacaaatctgtctcacaaagaaaagtctattgaatagataaatcggtctcccacagaaatacatacgaagtttttgttccgtcttttgataaatcaaggtgaacaggaaccaattgatatacgggacttatattcctgaagaacagcctacaaatatcagtcacctcacaataacttaactatattgtAGTAGAACAGGTTATTTTGGAAtcataaagaatgagacgaagagctttgtgattactttttatatcttacctatcgaagatacatctcgagtaaatattagagaagatagtactcagtacgatagaacagagtaagatcagaatacgaaactacagagaaaatagttgggtctggcttcagaatcccaatgaagtttttaagttgtTAAAGTattatggttttaggaaaaacctaggttaaaagagaatcgactctagtcgcaactagtatcacacatgaggtgtgcggattaggtttcccagttgctagagttctcccttatatagtcttcaaatcaggatttgcaatcaatgttaccttggtaacaaaacattcaatattcaccgttagatgaaacctgatttaatattcaagctCATATCTTTCcacgttagatggtctttagcttgttacagacaaatgaaatataccttcatttagatatgggtaaccctacttaaacgtgtatattgagttggctaaaTAACAGTTTTctcttaaccttattcatcttaacacttctagatcaattgataatcaaatgaatccaattgtgttactcatagagttgttaaattgtttatattctcattgaagtatacaagacacaattgaagcaaaatcggattgatttaaaagaatcagttcatgaacattttagccacggtttgcaaagattacattccttaatttataaatgtatttgttcatgagtatgaaatcatacataaccgatttaagaacttgaaccacttaagtttgcaaacgggtacacgaacttaagttccgtacattggtcacaagccgacagtttgcaaacgggtacaaaAACTTTAGCTTTGGACCgaattcagttgaaaccgtttgcgaacgggtacgaaaacttggttcccggacttcaacagttaaatcattttgcaaacgggtatgaaaacttaagtaccctgacttaaacagttgaataagtttgcaaacgggtatgcaaacttccggtcccgaattctgtcaaaacagttcgtacacaaaGTACACATACcttaatgtatccagacatgggttttagctcttaactcccatttcaatcattaaaacattcttagaagacgacaatagctgtctcacacaaactattagcttataagcgattttcaaatgatcgaatgatcaatacaaaacatttcgagcctacatcaaatgactgtctcacaaaaatcatgtaagattttacAAGGTGatcttcacatgatcatattttgactttcgtcaagaataatgatgaatgtgattccacaatatcttgtttcgcttccatacgattaagattattgtgaggtgactgatattactaggttgttcttcgggaatataagtctggtgtatcaattggttcttgttcaccttgatttatcaaaagaagaaacaaaaactagTATGTATttcggtgggagacagatttatctattcaataaacttttctgtgtgagacagatttgtttatcaagtcttcgattttgggtcgtagcaactcttagttgtgggtgagatcagctaagggaatcaagtgcgcagaatccggcgtggttcaagaggtgtaaggagcgcgactgtaccttaatcagtgtgatattggttagggcttaactacattccagtccgaagttaattggtagtagtctagagtctgtagcggcttaatacagtgtggtgttcaaacctggactaggtcccgggatttttctgcatttgcggtttcctcgttaacaaaatttctggtgtctgtgttatttcttttccgcattatatttttatataattgaaatatcacaggttgtgagtagttcaatcaattagataatccaacctttggttgttgatataaattgattggcacttggatattggtctttggtaccatccaagttatttcccacattaatccggctcacagattcctatctgttcgattgcagattgatttgagaaattgagatataactcttggatgtattttccttgattgagtctgaatgtctagttgattctcttggaaatatattggagtttgtccatacagattgcctaaacgaaatattgggtgtggttgttagacccctgttttttcaattggtatcagataaggaaaacacgtttaagacctcataagtctgtgtttgtagcaatctgactctatggaaaattGTGTTATCTCAAACAACGCATCACCAGTCCAGAAATGAATTGTGACTTCATTTatgtatgagtaaccgtacccaaacgtgtgcacatagttgcctcaacaatagttaaccgaagttagccgtatgaacactttcatatcaactttgttcatcttaatcacaactagttcaaatgactcaaatgaaactagttatggagttattcaattgtttatatttttcatagaagtatacaagacacaattgaagcaaaatcgattttgattcacttgaataaattcatgaacattatagccacggtttgcaaaagattgcattccttaatatgtaaatgtattagttcatgaaaaaaccgattttagaacttaaccaactcAAATatccaaacgggtacgcatacttagagttccggactttgtctgggttcgccagtatgcgaacgggtatggatactgtcgtacaccaccaaactcagttgaattcccggacttgaactattacgccggtacgcatacgggtatgcatactaagttcccagacttcaacttcCAAACCAGTACGCACAcaggtatgcatattatggtttccggactttgaataacttgcaagatttagcatacaagtacgcatactgtgctatattcaaccaatggttaatcgttctaaactctatcttaatcattgaaacattcttggaagacgggaatagctgtctcacacaaactattagcttcaaagcaatattcaagtgatcaata comes from Papaver somniferum cultivar HN1 chromosome 7, ASM357369v1, whole genome shotgun sequence and encodes:
- the LOC113295510 gene encoding uncharacterized protein LOC113295510, encoding MSSQMITVSIGGVLVSGIHAHVGVVQRIFLWSETEQISELKQPWLAIGDFNSIVSSEEKVGGRADNRRVMQEFNTYWGYKVGLRIASDHAPLLGGSKIWLTHPGFMELVSKCWNEHVAGDPPFVLLQKLKKLKHILRDWNWSVFGNVNVKIKEAEEEVKRAMQLSDNNPADTELLENLVIAENTYNSIEVQFKTMLQQKTRTKWVKEGSANTSFFHTNLKIRQSINFISELEDSNGDIISDHKKIVETLVNHFEHKFQFQEAEEADSLLEVIPEVITEQDQQMLDAIPTSDEIKEVVFGMDPESSPDPDGFSSLLYRACWDIIQDDVLHAIQFCWKRRFIPKGLNSNFLVLLPKIEGAKSPNHFRPIGLSNVNFKIITKIINTRMGFLMIKLISPQQVAYIKGRSIQEQIILASKLVNEMRKKRRGRNVALKLDVSQAYDLVNWNFLFQVLYKYGFSKSWCHWLQILFESAKFLVMINGGPHGFFSVSRGLRQGDPLSPTLFAIMEDVLSRFIHKMVEEGRIAPMVIKKGVHPTHLFFAGDVFILCNGSKKSVENLMTLLDKYQKASDR
- the LOC113295511 gene encoding uncharacterized protein LOC113295511; the protein is MIPLEKGFFTIKLDNEQDQSYIKAGKWEVRHQDLWIRKWIANFPPEYHRTSCANIWVHLPGLILEYWDEQTLFTIFEALGTPVKVDEATLNFESGLYARVLVNIDLEKKVPHKLWIKTKLGGFMQNVLLTNLPKFFHHCKIVGRLQSECIVKKVAQEASNQQNNINSPLFGSTSMKIQDKYDSKQVHEEDKSINSTKSTSPKSHFVSKGITA